The proteins below come from a single Roseiflexus sp. RS-1 genomic window:
- a CDS encoding GNAT family N-acetyltransferase: MKTQTDSQHFVRGHGTVTVVTRKGRKVRIRHIRPTDAGLLVDLFHHLSPETRRFRFFTALPDLPEDILWREARRYADFDEHKQAAFIALAREGGKDHAIGVVRLVLDKNDPDTAEFAIVLRDDYQREGLGTIMLDLLLQLALVRGIKRLRGISLADNEGIHRLIQKCGFPVTSHTSHGETTQIIHLE; the protein is encoded by the coding sequence ATGAAGACACAAACCGACTCACAACATTTCGTGCGCGGACATGGCACAGTCACCGTCGTCACCCGCAAAGGGCGCAAAGTGCGCATCCGGCATATCCGGCCCACCGACGCCGGGTTGCTGGTCGATCTCTTTCATCATCTATCGCCCGAAACGCGGCGCTTTCGCTTTTTTACCGCCCTGCCCGATCTGCCCGAAGACATCCTGTGGCGCGAAGCGCGTCGCTACGCCGATTTCGATGAGCACAAACAGGCGGCATTCATTGCACTGGCGCGCGAAGGCGGCAAAGATCATGCCATTGGCGTGGTGCGCCTGGTGCTCGACAAGAACGACCCGGACACTGCCGAATTCGCCATCGTTCTGCGCGACGACTATCAGCGCGAAGGGTTGGGAACGATCATGCTCGACCTGTTGCTGCAACTGGCGCTGGTGCGTGGCATCAAACGGCTGCGCGGCATCTCGCTGGCGGACAACGAAGGCATCCACCGCCTGATCCAGAAGTGCGGCTTCCCCGTAACGAGCCATACGTCCCACGGCGAAACCACGCAGATCATTCACCTGGAATAG
- a CDS encoding NADH-quinone oxidoreductase subunit A, which yields MLANYAFIGVFFIGAIIFPIIPLAAAYFLGPKRPTPIKLDTYECGLEAIGDIRVQFKIQYYLYALAFVIFDIEVVFLYPWAVAYGQLGLFAFIAMAIFLIILIGGLVYEWKKGALEWV from the coding sequence ATGCTTGCGAACTACGCATTTATCGGCGTATTCTTCATCGGTGCGATCATCTTCCCGATTATTCCGCTTGCGGCCGCCTACTTTCTCGGTCCCAAACGACCCACGCCGATCAAACTCGACACCTATGAGTGCGGTCTGGAGGCGATCGGCGATATCCGGGTGCAGTTCAAGATCCAGTACTACCTGTACGCGCTGGCATTCGTTATTTTCGATATCGAGGTCGTGTTCCTGTACCCGTGGGCAGTCGCGTATGGACAGTTGGGGCTGTTTGCGTTCATTGCGATGGCGATCTTTCTCATTATCCTGATCGGTGGTCTGGTGTACGAATGGAAGAAGGGGGCGCTCGAGTGGGTGTAG
- a CDS encoding NADH-quinone oxidoreductase subunit B, whose amino-acid sequence MSDDREIQLEAEKHGVFLTTMQRFYNWGRRSSIWPLSFGLACCAIEMMATGLARFDLARFGAEMFRASPRQADLMIVAGTVTKKMAPQVVRLYNQMPEPRYVISMGACATSGGPFRDGYNVLRGIDLLIPVDVYIPGCPPRPEALLHALMTLQKQIDAQRLNQVRWYGKREAKEYPVPTFGKHGLEIDGKLIDPVGGLPLVSPYTSPTHGEMRSGMIEHPELVRHFPIMDETVERESPYKATGIAIEIAHNDLKRPAVEVDHAEDERR is encoded by the coding sequence ATGTCGGATGATCGTGAGATACAACTCGAAGCCGAAAAGCATGGCGTCTTTTTGACAACCATGCAGCGATTCTATAACTGGGGACGGCGATCCTCGATCTGGCCCCTGTCGTTTGGTCTGGCATGCTGCGCCATTGAGATGATGGCGACCGGTCTGGCGCGCTTCGACCTGGCGCGCTTCGGAGCGGAGATGTTCCGCGCGTCGCCGCGCCAGGCGGACCTGATGATTGTTGCGGGGACGGTCACCAAGAAGATGGCGCCGCAGGTGGTGCGGCTCTACAATCAGATGCCCGAGCCACGCTACGTCATCTCGATGGGCGCATGCGCAACGTCGGGCGGTCCGTTCCGCGATGGGTACAATGTGTTGCGCGGCATCGATCTCCTGATCCCGGTCGATGTCTATATTCCCGGTTGCCCGCCGCGCCCCGAAGCGCTGCTCCACGCACTGATGACATTGCAGAAACAGATCGATGCGCAGCGCCTGAACCAGGTGCGCTGGTATGGCAAACGCGAGGCGAAAGAGTATCCGGTGCCGACGTTCGGGAAACATGGGTTGGAGATCGATGGCAAACTGATCGATCCGGTCGGCGGTTTGCCGCTGGTCAGCCCGTATACGTCACCCACGCACGGTGAAATGCGTTCCGGGATGATCGAGCATCCCGAACTGGTGCGCCATTTCCCGATCATGGACGAAACAGTCGAGCGCGAGTCGCCCTATAAGGCGACGGGCATTGCGATTGAGATCGCCCACAATGACCTGAAGCGTCCTGCTGTCGAGGTGGACCATGCCGAAGATGAGCGCCGCTGA
- a CDS encoding NADH-quinone oxidoreductase subunit C, with protein MPKMSAAELKERLAQDLPGVLMPTRTRTQTSNGSEASVADGKAARPKRGEHAPVDLLATDDAVVYPERLPEVARYVRDVLGYELLSNITAVDYLADGVIEMVYHFFHLDGGPALVIKTRVPRDHPVVPSLTDEWPGANLQEREAFDLFGVVFTGHPNLTRIYMWDEFEGWPMRKDFPKQGDKYFGDSGE; from the coding sequence ATGCCGAAGATGAGCGCCGCTGAACTCAAGGAGCGACTGGCTCAAGATCTGCCTGGTGTTCTCATGCCGACACGCACCCGCACGCAGACGAGCAACGGCAGCGAGGCATCGGTTGCTGACGGGAAGGCTGCGCGCCCTAAACGCGGAGAACACGCGCCGGTCGATCTGCTGGCGACCGATGATGCAGTGGTGTATCCTGAGCGTCTCCCCGAAGTGGCGCGGTATGTGCGCGATGTCCTCGGTTACGAACTGCTCTCGAACATTACCGCCGTCGACTACCTTGCCGACGGGGTGATCGAGATGGTGTATCATTTCTTCCATCTCGACGGCGGTCCTGCGCTGGTGATCAAAACCCGCGTGCCGCGCGATCATCCGGTGGTTCCATCACTGACCGATGAGTGGCCTGGAGCGAACCTGCAGGAGCGTGAGGCGTTCGATCTGTTCGGCGTGGTGTTCACCGGGCACCCCAATCTGACGCGCATTTATATGTGGGATGAATTCGAGGGATGGCCCATGCGCAAAGACTTTCCCAAGCAGGGCGATAAGTATTTCGGCGATAGCGGTGAGTGA
- a CDS encoding NADH-quinone oxidoreductase subunit D — MLQTQELQINIGPQHPSTHGVFRMIVTVDGETIVDLKPVFGYLHRNHEQLAEVSTYIQSMPYTDRLDYFNSMANNHALALAVEKLAGISVPQRAEYIRVLMVELTRILNHASAVGFLLNDMGAWQTPLMFGMREREKILDLFEMASGARMMCNYFRFGGVWRDLPPEFIPQLKELMQGLPSFFDEFERLLKENEILLSRTINVGVLPKEVAVSYSVTGPVLRASGIPYDVRRAEPYSVYDELDFDIPIGSVGDVYDRFLIRIEEMRQSYRILQQVIERLPDTTGGHINPAMANIGKQKALRPPPGDAYARIESPKGELGFYLVSDGSERPYRYKVRAPSFINLTPLGDMCRGHKVADVVVILGSIDIVMGEVDK, encoded by the coding sequence ATGCTTCAGACGCAGGAACTCCAGATTAATATCGGACCACAGCACCCATCGACGCACGGGGTTTTTCGGATGATCGTCACGGTCGATGGTGAGACGATCGTCGATCTCAAGCCGGTGTTCGGCTATCTGCATCGCAACCACGAGCAACTGGCGGAGGTTTCGACGTATATTCAGTCGATGCCGTACACCGACCGTCTCGATTATTTCAACTCGATGGCGAATAACCATGCGCTGGCGCTGGCGGTCGAAAAACTTGCCGGTATCAGCGTGCCGCAGCGCGCCGAATATATTCGTGTGCTGATGGTCGAACTGACCCGCATTCTGAACCATGCGTCGGCGGTGGGCTTTCTGCTCAACGATATGGGCGCCTGGCAGACGCCGTTGATGTTCGGGATGCGCGAGCGGGAGAAGATTCTCGACCTGTTCGAGATGGCGAGCGGCGCACGGATGATGTGCAACTATTTCCGCTTCGGCGGTGTGTGGCGCGACCTTCCGCCAGAGTTCATCCCGCAACTCAAGGAGTTGATGCAGGGGTTGCCGTCATTTTTCGATGAGTTCGAGCGCCTGCTGAAAGAGAACGAAATCCTGCTCTCACGCACGATCAATGTCGGCGTTCTGCCAAAGGAGGTCGCCGTCTCGTACAGCGTCACCGGTCCGGTGCTGCGTGCGTCCGGCATTCCGTATGATGTGCGTCGCGCCGAGCCGTACAGTGTGTACGATGAACTCGACTTCGATATTCCGATCGGGTCGGTCGGCGATGTCTATGATCGCTTCCTGATCCGCATCGAGGAAATGCGGCAGAGTTATCGGATTCTCCAGCAGGTGATCGAGCGTCTGCCCGATACCACGGGCGGGCATATCAATCCTGCGATGGCGAACATTGGGAAACAGAAGGCGTTGCGCCCGCCGCCGGGTGATGCGTATGCGCGTATCGAATCACCGAAAGGCGAGCTTGGCTTCTATCTGGTGAGCGACGGGAGTGAGCGACCATACCGCTACAAAGTGCGGGCGCCTTCGTTCATCAACCTGACCCCCCTTGGCGACATGTGTCGGGGGCACAAGGTCGCCGATGTGGTGGTCATTCTCGGCAGCATCGACATTGTGATGGGCGAAGTGGATAAGTAG
- a CDS encoding 4Fe-4S dicluster domain-containing protein: protein MITETEPETTETQTTRGKVYVIDRGRPKLRAGQGLLTGLDVVFRHFRDALTRKLEKPSQQTGVFTVQYPEERLKLPEAFRNFPILLYDDETGHELCTSCFQCQRICPPQVIHMTQARDPATGKAVPAVAEFLIEYDACMSCGLCAEVCPFDAIKMDHEFEFSTDVHGGLTINKAGLNRPISYYEKIAPTFWAEVKDGAMKKLQGNMKRRPDLIGVAPQMIDTIKAKRAEAAVAQAPAPAPSAPDSAPTDKAARLAAIRAKAAAKDAEAQPAPSDDSAPTDKAARLAAIRAANAARKDEAADVAQTSDTTPDDKAARLAAIRAANAAKKATAEGAPASASAAPAAHAAPTSDTPPAASSTPDDKAARLAAIRAANAAKKAAAEGAPASASAALPTHTAPTSDTPPAASSTPDDKSARLAAIRAANAAKKAAAQKQDGNDDQ from the coding sequence ATGATAACAGAAACAGAGCCAGAGACAACCGAAACCCAGACAACACGCGGTAAGGTGTACGTTATCGACCGCGGACGGCCAAAATTGCGCGCCGGGCAGGGGTTGCTGACCGGTCTCGATGTTGTGTTTCGCCATTTTCGCGATGCGTTGACGCGCAAACTGGAGAAACCAAGCCAGCAAACCGGCGTTTTTACCGTTCAGTATCCCGAAGAGCGTTTGAAACTGCCCGAAGCGTTTCGCAATTTCCCGATCTTGCTCTACGATGACGAAACCGGTCATGAGTTGTGTACGTCGTGTTTCCAGTGTCAACGCATCTGTCCGCCCCAGGTCATTCATATGACCCAGGCGCGCGATCCGGCGACCGGCAAGGCAGTCCCGGCAGTCGCCGAGTTTCTGATCGAGTATGATGCGTGCATGAGTTGCGGTCTGTGCGCTGAAGTCTGCCCATTCGACGCGATCAAAATGGATCATGAGTTCGAGTTCTCAACCGATGTGCACGGCGGGTTGACGATCAATAAGGCGGGATTGAACCGTCCTATTTCGTACTACGAAAAGATTGCGCCGACGTTCTGGGCAGAGGTGAAGGACGGCGCGATGAAGAAGTTGCAGGGCAACATGAAGCGCCGCCCCGACCTGATCGGTGTTGCGCCGCAGATGATCGACACGATCAAGGCAAAGCGCGCCGAAGCCGCCGTTGCTCAGGCGCCCGCCCCTGCTCCCTCAGCGCCCGACAGCGCGCCAACCGACAAAGCGGCCCGCCTGGCTGCTATTCGCGCAAAGGCGGCAGCAAAGGATGCTGAAGCGCAGCCTGCACCATCGGACGACAGCGCGCCAACCGACAAAGCGGCCCGCCTGGCGGCTATTCGCGCTGCCAACGCCGCCAGGAAAGACGAAGCGGCGGATGTGGCGCAAACGTCTGATACCACGCCCGACGACAAAGCGGCTCGCCTGGCGGCCATTCGCGCTGCCAATGCCGCCAAAAAGGCGACGGCTGAAGGCGCACCCGCGTCGGCATCCGCCGCACCGGCTGCCCACGCCGCGCCGACATCCGATACGCCGCCCGCCGCCAGCAGCACGCCCGACGACAAAGCCGCCCGCCTGGCGGCCATTCGCGCTGCCAATGCCGCCAAAAAGGCGGCGGCTGAAGGCGCACCCGCGTCGGCATCCGCCGCACTGCCTACCCACACCGCGCCGACATCCGACACGCCGCCCGCCGCCAGCAGCACGCCCGACGACAAATCCGCCCGCCTGGCCGCCATCCGCGCTGCCAATGCCGCCAAAAAAGCCGCTGCTCAAAAGCAAGACGGAAATGACGATCAATAG